One Rosa chinensis cultivar Old Blush chromosome 5, RchiOBHm-V2, whole genome shotgun sequence genomic region harbors:
- the LOC112166560 gene encoding uncharacterized protein LOC112166560 has protein sequence MGMATTSISLSPSTFPPILKPKHCQFLRTQKPNSLPLPSQTNFSTKKTSTFHNPHENINQRSTLIWRTYATSVESVASEANPIETAQEIVATTSDDGVSVTISVLLFVAFVGLSILTIGVVYLGVTDYLQKREREKLEKEEEANKKKDGKKRRLRARAGPKGFGQKVEEFEFDADD, from the exons ATGGGAATGGCTACCACATCCATATCTCTATCCCCATCAACTTTTCCCCCAATTCTCAAACCAAAGCATTGCCAATTTCTCAGAACCCAGAAACCAAATTCTTTGCCTTTGCCCTCACAAaccaatttttcaaccaaaaagACCTCAACTTTCCACAACCCACATGAGAATATCAACCAGAGAAGCACCCTAATTTGGAGAACCTATGCAACCTCAGTTGAATCTGTGGCTTCAGAAGCAAACCCAATTGAGACTGCACAGGAGATAGTGGCCACCACTAGTGATGATGGTGTCTCTGTCACCATTTCTGTTCTTCTCTTTGTTGCATTTGTTGGTCTCAGCATTCTCACTATTGGG GTTGTGTACCTAGGTGTGACAGATTACTTGCagaagagggagagggagaagcttgagaaagaagaggaagctAACAAGAAGAAGGATGGAAAGAAGAGGAGACTGAGAGCAAGAGCTGGGCCTAAGGGATTTGGACAGAAGGTTGAAGAGTTTGAATTTGATGCAGATGATTAA